A single genomic interval of Apteryx mantelli isolate bAptMan1 chromosome 21, bAptMan1.hap1, whole genome shotgun sequence harbors:
- the TOR4A gene encoding torsin-4A, whose product MDGELPCAEVDGELPSAIEDAGGEVACAKSDAGGEVPSAESKAKGEVPGAESCGKGEVPGAESDAKGKVPCAESDGEEETPSTESDTEGETPSAESDAKEEAPCAEISDVPKKISSISSPLRAIIRLRRRFRMQKKSRLRLELPREKSSELVQTKLLQRQISLNRTSLYGSSMSFFNQSSFENSQYFTFDTSVDHYAMSKCRRKKKRRKSRIVLYPDKTKKYLPTEEKSNAKRCLLLLIVIIFFQILNAIENLDDNLQKYDLDGLEKTMHREVFGQNIAVESIMELLKDYLATHIHNKPLVISLNGPVGVGKSHVGWLLAKHFRSVMDNDFVLQYFVMHHCPNGVNDFTCQIDLSKKISDMVARAEIEEKIPLFILDEVELMSPVLLDTLSRFFEPNQTNEFLNAIYILISNIGGNEITKFVIQNASTELLRQQRGIEELLNIIQPLLIHVHPLWRSAAIVPFVLLEKSHVINCFLEEMRREGLYPDQNHIENLASQLSYYTTGDKQYSRTGCKQVVAKVNLL is encoded by the coding sequence ATGGATGGAGAGCTGCCCTGTGCtgaggtggatggagaactgCCCTCTGCCATAGAGGATGCGGGAGGAGAGGTGGCCTGTGCCAAGAGCGATGCAGGAGGAGAGGTGCCCAGTGCTGAGAGCAAGGCAAAAGGGGAGGTGCCCGGTGCTGagagctgtgggaaaggagaggTGCCCGGTGCTGAGAGTGACGCAAAAGGAAAGGTCCCTTGTGCTGAGAGTGACGGGGAAGAAGAGACACCCAGTACTGAGAGCGATACTGAAGGAGAGACACCCAGTGCTGAGAGCGATGCAAAAGAAGAGGCACCTTGTGCTGAGATCTCTGATGTTCCAAAGAAAATCTCTTCTATTTCTTCTCCCTTGCGGGCGATCATCCGCCTTCGACGACGATTCCGGATGCAAAAGAAAAGTCGTCTGCGTTTAGAGCTCCCTAGAGAAAAATCTTCAGAGCTGGTCCAAACGAAGCTGCTTCAAAGGCAGATTTCCCTGAACCGAACTAGCCTGTATGGCTCTTCTATGTCCTTCTTTAATCAGAGCAGCTTTGAAAATTCGCAATACTTCACCTTTGACACATCTGTGGACCATTATGCTATGAGTAAATGCAGGCGGAAGAAGAAACGTAGGAAGTCTAGGATAGTCCTGTAtccagataaaacaaaaaaatatcttCCAACAGAGGAGAAGAGCAATGCAAAACGCTGCCTTCTCTTGCTGATTGTCATTATCTTCTTCCAGATTCTAAATGCTATTGAGAACCTGGATGATAACCTCCAAAAATATGACCTAGATGGTTTGGAGAAAACGATGCACCGGGAAGTATTTGGACAGAACATTGCTGTAGAAAGTATTATGGAATTGCTGAAAGACTATCTGGCTACTCACATACACAACAAGCCTCTGGTAATCTCTTTAAATGGTCCAGTAGGAGTCGGGAAGAGCCACGTTGGCTGGCTGTTGGCCAAACATTTTCGTTCTGTTATGGACAATGACTTTGTGCTTCAGTACTTTGTGATGCATCACTGTCCAAATGGGGTAAATGATTTTACTTGCCAAATAGATTTGTCTAAGAAGATTTCTGACATGGTTGCAAGAGCTGAAATAGAAGAGAAGATACCATTGTTTATTCTGGATGAGGTTGAACTCATGTCTCCAGTCCTGCTGGATACTCTCAGCCGATTCTTCGAACCCAATCAAACCAATGAGTTCCTCAATGCCATCTACATTTTAATAAGCAACATAGGAGGTAATGAAATAACAAAGTTTGTTATCCAGAATGCATCCACTGAGCTTCTGCGTCAGCAAAGGGGAATTGAAGAATTGCTGAACATCATCCAGCCTTTACTGATCCATGTGCACCCTCTCTGGAGATCTGCGGCCATCGTCCCATTTGTTCTTCTGGAGAAGAGTCACGTCATAAACTGCTTCCTAGAGGAGATGAGGAGGGAAGGGCTGTACCCTGACCAGAACCATATTGAAAATTTAGCCAGTCAGCTCAGTTACTACACTACGGGGGACAAGCAGTACTCCAGAACGGGCTGCAAGCAGGTTGTGGCCAAAGTCAATTTACTGTAG